Proteins from a genomic interval of Granulicella sp. L56:
- a CDS encoding cytochrome c oxidase subunit II, producing MIPFCIQPGSFALSLATWGLPFDASAHGPAVDHHLLLNLWIILGLAALAHLILLVGLVARRRAEATSWRVEYLPLAALTILFAFLTIRAERLWAATRYTGADPAALQVQVVGEQFAWYFRYPGTDYTFGITRPQLVDAGAGNPLGIDPADGHGADDIVTSELVLPTNRQVDLRINSLDVIHGFSVPEMRLKQNAVPGMTIHVHFTPKVPGTYAILCTQVCGMGHYRMNANLRVLPPEEFAAWLAAKQKSVQP from the coding sequence GTGATTCCCTTCTGTATCCAGCCCGGCTCATTCGCGCTTTCGCTGGCGACGTGGGGACTTCCGTTCGACGCCAGTGCGCATGGCCCGGCCGTCGATCACCATCTGCTGCTCAATCTCTGGATCATCCTTGGTCTCGCGGCGCTGGCACATCTCATCCTCCTTGTCGGCCTCGTCGCTCGCCGCCGTGCCGAGGCCACAAGCTGGCGCGTCGAATATCTTCCACTCGCGGCGCTGACCATCCTCTTCGCCTTCCTGACCATCCGCGCAGAACGCCTCTGGGCTGCCACCCGCTATACCGGTGCCGATCCCGCCGCATTACAAGTGCAGGTGGTGGGCGAACAGTTCGCGTGGTACTTCCGCTATCCCGGCACGGACTACACCTTCGGCATCACCAGGCCGCAGCTCGTCGACGCAGGAGCAGGCAATCCGCTCGGCATCGACCCCGCCGACGGCCACGGCGCGGACGACATCGTCACCTCGGAGCTTGTGCTGCCCACAAACCGGCAGGTCGATCTCCGCATCAACTCGCTGGACGTCATCCACGGCTTCTCCGTCCCCGAGATGCGGCTCAAGCAGAACGCCGTTCCGGGCATGACCATCCACGTCCACTTCACGCCAAAGGTTCCGGGGACTTATGCCATCCTCTGCACGCAGGTCTGCGGCATGGGACACTACCGCATGAACGCCAACCTGCGCGTACTGCCACCCGAAGAATTCGCAGCGTGGCTCGCCGCAAAACAGAAGTCGGTGCAGCCATGA
- a CDS encoding ABC transporter ATP-binding protein has protein sequence MPPFLELTHVNVARGDNMVLHDINLSVNTGEHIAILGPNGCGKSTLIKTITCECYPIVQPETSVNIFGRSRWDLTELKKRLGVVSAELPGKATLHTTGRDAVLTGFFSSSTLWPNLTVTAAMRERADEVLEQIDAVNLVNKPVGEMSAGQQRRIMIGRALVGSSQMLLLDEPSNALDISAQRELRNLLRKLAQQGTGILLITHYIADIIPEIDRILLLRDGRIIGDGPKSELLTAPTLSDLFQTEVQLTEKDGFHHAW, from the coding sequence ATGCCACCTTTTCTCGAACTGACACACGTTAACGTAGCGCGCGGCGACAACATGGTGCTCCACGACATCAACCTCAGCGTCAACACCGGGGAGCATATCGCGATCCTTGGCCCCAACGGTTGCGGCAAATCCACCCTCATCAAAACCATCACCTGCGAGTGCTACCCCATCGTCCAGCCAGAAACCAGCGTCAACATCTTCGGCCGCAGCCGTTGGGACCTGACCGAGCTGAAGAAGCGTCTTGGCGTCGTCTCCGCCGAGCTTCCCGGCAAGGCTACGCTGCATACCACCGGCCGTGACGCCGTCCTCACCGGCTTCTTTTCGAGCAGCACGCTCTGGCCCAACCTCACCGTCACTGCCGCCATGCGCGAGCGCGCTGACGAAGTCCTCGAACAGATCGATGCCGTCAACCTCGTCAATAAACCCGTGGGCGAGATGTCCGCCGGACAGCAGCGCCGTATCATGATTGGCCGCGCTCTCGTCGGCTCATCCCAGATGCTTCTGTTGGACGAGCCATCCAATGCGCTCGACATCAGCGCCCAGCGCGAACTTCGCAATCTTCTCCGCAAGCTGGCACAGCAGGGAACCGGCATTCTCCTGATCACCCACTACATCGCCGACATTATCCCCGAGATCGACCGCATCCTCCTGCTCCGTGATGGCCGCATCATCGGCGACGGCCCGAAATCCGAACTCCTCACCGCGCCCACGCTCAGCGACCTCTTCCAAACCGAGGTCCAGCTCACTGAAAAGGACGGCTTCCACCACGCCTGGTAA
- the groL gene encoding chaperonin GroEL (60 kDa chaperone family; promotes refolding of misfolded polypeptides especially under stressful conditions; forms two stacked rings of heptamers to form a barrel-shaped 14mer; ends can be capped by GroES; misfolded proteins enter the barrel where they are refolded when GroES binds), with protein sequence MAKQILHGEDSRQAILRGVNILADAVKVTLGPKGRNVVIEKKFGSPTITKDGVTVAKEIELSNPIENVGAQLVKEVASKTSDIAGDGTTTATVLAQAIFREGVKTVAAGANPAALKRGIDKAVEAIIGKRDENGVVVGGALAKFSKPVTGDMIAQVGTISANSDHQIGEIIAAAMKTVGKDGVITVEESRTMETQLETVEGMQFDRGYLSPYFVTDAERMEVSLENPYILIYEKKISSMKDLLPLLEQIARTAKPLVIIAEDVDGEALATLVVNKLRGTLNVAAVKAPGFGDRRKAMLEDIAVLTGGKAVTEDLGIKLEGVKIEDLGTAKRVTIDKDNTTIVDGGGDGSKLEGRVKEIRAQVEKTTSDYDREKLQERLAKLVGGVAVIKVGAATETEMKEKKARVEDAMHATRAAVEEGIVPGGGVALIRCTSAVDALIKTLEGDEKIGANIIRRAIEEPLRTIVSNAGEEGAVVIGKIHESKDVNFGYNAGTGVYEDLVAAGVIDPTKVTRTALQNAASISGLLLTTEAIIADIPEKKEAPAGGGHGGGMDGMY encoded by the coding sequence ATGGCAAAACAGATTCTGCATGGAGAAGATTCACGTCAGGCTATCCTGCGCGGCGTCAACATTCTAGCCGACGCGGTGAAGGTAACCCTCGGTCCCAAGGGCCGCAATGTCGTCATCGAGAAGAAGTTCGGCTCGCCGACGATCACCAAGGACGGCGTTACCGTTGCCAAGGAGATTGAGCTCTCGAATCCGATTGAGAACGTCGGCGCACAGCTCGTCAAGGAAGTTGCTTCGAAGACCTCGGACATCGCAGGCGACGGCACCACAACCGCTACGGTTCTGGCCCAGGCCATCTTCCGCGAGGGCGTCAAGACAGTTGCGGCTGGTGCGAATCCGGCTGCACTGAAACGCGGCATCGACAAGGCTGTAGAGGCCATCATCGGCAAGCGCGATGAGAATGGCGTGGTCGTCGGCGGCGCCCTGGCCAAATTCTCCAAGCCTGTGACCGGAGACATGATTGCCCAGGTCGGCACCATCTCGGCCAACTCGGACCACCAGATCGGCGAGATCATTGCTGCGGCGATGAAGACTGTCGGCAAGGATGGCGTCATCACGGTCGAGGAGTCGCGCACGATGGAGACGCAGCTCGAGACGGTTGAGGGCATGCAGTTCGATCGCGGCTACCTGAGCCCGTACTTCGTCACCGATGCGGAGCGGATGGAAGTTTCGCTCGAGAACCCCTACATCCTCATCTATGAGAAGAAGATCTCTTCGATGAAGGACCTGCTTCCCCTGCTCGAGCAGATTGCGCGCACCGCGAAGCCGCTCGTCATCATCGCCGAAGATGTTGACGGTGAGGCACTCGCGACTCTCGTGGTCAACAAGCTGCGTGGCACGCTGAACGTTGCTGCCGTCAAGGCTCCTGGCTTTGGCGATCGCCGCAAGGCGATGCTTGAGGACATTGCTGTCCTCACCGGCGGCAAGGCAGTGACCGAGGACCTCGGCATCAAGCTGGAGGGCGTCAAGATCGAAGATCTCGGCACCGCCAAGCGCGTCACCATCGACAAGGACAACACCACCATCGTCGATGGCGGCGGAGATGGGTCCAAGCTCGAAGGCCGCGTGAAGGAGATTCGCGCTCAGGTCGAGAAGACCACCTCCGACTATGACCGTGAGAAGCTCCAAGAGCGTCTCGCCAAGCTGGTTGGCGGCGTTGCTGTCATCAAGGTCGGTGCAGCTACCGAAACCGAGATGAAGGAGAAGAAGGCACGCGTCGAAGATGCGATGCACGCAACCCGTGCGGCTGTTGAGGAAGGTATCGTCCCGGGCGGCGGTGTTGCCCTGATTCGCTGCACCTCGGCTGTCGATGCGCTCATCAAGACCCTTGAGGGCGATGAGAAGATCGGTGCGAACATCATTCGCCGCGCGATCGAAGAGCCGCTTCGCACCATCGTCTCGAACGCTGGCGAAGAGGGCGCGGTTGTTATCGGCAAGATCCACGAATCGAAGGACGTCAACTTCGGCTACAACGCCGGAACCGGTGTCTACGAGGACCTGGTTGCTGCCGGTGTCATCGACCCGACCAAGGTGACGCGCACTGCTCTGCAGAACGCGGCCTCCATCTCGGGCCTGCTGCTCACCACCGAAGCCATCATCGCCGACATTCCTGAGAAGAAGGAAGCTCCTGCGGGCGGCGGACACGGCGGCGGTATGGACGGCATGTACTAA
- a CDS encoding SDR family NAD(P)-dependent oxidoreductase: MAAPLADRDKPLSGKTVLVTGGAKRIGRAIALALAESGANVAITYLGSQLEAEATVQSIADHDVDAFAVRCDLRDPQSIEQTVISVIEEFGQIDVLVNNAGLFASEALEKISVEQWDEMFSTNTRAPFLMAKAAHPHLRAARGRIINIGSLGGLHPWATHGHYCTSKAALHMLSKTMAKAWAPEISVNCIAPGMIVQGEVDEAYEHFARKTPMQRNGTAEDVAAAARFFATAPHFITGQLIAVDGGLGL; this comes from the coding sequence GTGGCCGCTCCTCTGGCAGATCGGGACAAGCCTCTCTCCGGCAAGACGGTACTCGTCACCGGGGGCGCCAAGCGCATTGGCCGCGCCATCGCGCTCGCCCTTGCTGAAAGCGGAGCGAATGTCGCCATCACCTACCTTGGCTCGCAACTTGAGGCCGAGGCTACGGTCCAGTCGATCGCCGACCACGATGTGGATGCCTTTGCCGTCCGCTGCGATCTACGCGATCCCCAGAGCATCGAGCAAACCGTGATCTCAGTCATCGAAGAGTTCGGGCAGATCGATGTGCTGGTCAACAACGCCGGCCTCTTCGCATCCGAAGCCCTTGAGAAGATCTCGGTCGAGCAGTGGGACGAGATGTTTTCCACCAACACCCGCGCACCCTTCCTGATGGCCAAAGCCGCCCATCCTCATCTGCGCGCTGCGAGGGGTCGCATCATCAACATTGGCTCGCTCGGCGGTCTGCACCCCTGGGCCACCCACGGCCACTACTGTACCTCCAAGGCCGCCCTGCACATGCTCTCGAAGACGATGGCCAAGGCATGGGCTCCAGAGATCAGCGTCAACTGCATCGCCCCCGGCATGATCGTTCAGGGCGAAGTCGACGAGGCCTACGAGCACTTTGCTCGCAAGACCCCGATGCAGCGCAACGGAACCGCCGAAGACGTAGCCGCCGCAGCCCGCTTCTTCGCCACCGCCCCCCACTTCATCACCGGCCAACTCATCGCTGTTGACGGCGGCCTCGGGCTTTAG
- a CDS encoding alpha-amylase domain-containing protein — MAVMMQAFYWDAPKQEKKEGEWWNFVAEKVEDLGKAGINALWLPPVSKASSNLSMGYDPYDYFDLGDFDQKGGVKTLFGNRAELEALIAKAHEHNIGLYADMVINHNSGADEEEVNPLDGQKRWTKFNPKSGRFPRDWNCFHPSRYERVMMPDEENYAGFPHLCHRNPVVYSAMFDYARMLIEELGFDGFRFDFVKGFGAWMIGILSKYRYTKDGNEFMPYVVGEYWSGAEDISAWIDKVNALTDNQISAFDFALRYKLKDVCDTPNYDLRNLTDDGAVVMKRPMHAATFVDNHDMGDNVIVNDKMMAYSFIMVHEGYPCIFWYDYYNNELARPGTPNGIDALIQAHLKYAGGDTQILHADPDLYIMQRVGWKDDSGELPGLIYVLNNLGNQWSGTSVKTQWKNQKFAPIAWDGHDTAHPNERTTDGDGNAEFPAPPRGFAIYAPV, encoded by the coding sequence ATGGCCGTAATGATGCAGGCTTTCTATTGGGATGCCCCGAAACAAGAGAAGAAAGAAGGCGAGTGGTGGAACTTTGTCGCCGAAAAAGTTGAAGATTTAGGCAAAGCTGGCATCAACGCTTTATGGCTGCCGCCCGTCTCCAAAGCCTCCAGCAACCTCTCGATGGGCTACGACCCTTACGACTACTTCGACCTCGGCGACTTCGACCAGAAGGGCGGCGTCAAAACCCTCTTCGGCAACCGTGCCGAACTTGAAGCTCTGATCGCCAAGGCGCATGAGCATAACATCGGCCTCTATGCCGACATGGTGATCAACCATAACTCCGGTGCCGACGAGGAGGAAGTCAATCCGCTCGACGGCCAGAAGCGATGGACGAAGTTCAACCCGAAGAGCGGCCGCTTCCCTCGTGACTGGAACTGCTTCCATCCCAGTCGTTACGAGCGCGTCATGATGCCGGACGAGGAGAACTACGCCGGCTTCCCTCATCTTTGTCATCGCAATCCCGTTGTCTATAGCGCAATGTTCGACTATGCGCGCATGCTGATTGAAGAGCTGGGCTTCGACGGCTTCCGCTTCGACTTCGTCAAAGGCTTCGGCGCGTGGATGATCGGAATCCTCTCAAAGTATCGCTACACCAAGGACGGCAACGAGTTCATGCCCTATGTCGTCGGTGAGTACTGGTCTGGCGCCGAGGACATCAGTGCGTGGATCGACAAGGTCAACGCGCTTACCGACAACCAGATCTCCGCATTCGACTTCGCCCTGCGCTACAAGCTGAAGGACGTCTGCGATACCCCGAATTACGATCTGCGCAACCTGACCGATGACGGTGCCGTGGTGATGAAGCGGCCCATGCACGCGGCCACGTTTGTCGACAATCACGATATGGGCGACAACGTCATCGTCAACGACAAGATGATGGCTTATTCCTTCATCATGGTTCACGAAGGCTATCCCTGCATCTTCTGGTACGACTACTACAACAACGAATTGGCGCGTCCTGGAACGCCCAATGGCATCGATGCGTTGATACAGGCGCACCTGAAGTATGCCGGTGGCGACACTCAGATCCTTCACGCCGATCCTGACCTTTACATCATGCAGCGTGTCGGCTGGAAGGACGACAGCGGTGAGCTGCCGGGCCTGATCTATGTGCTCAACAACCTCGGTAATCAGTGGTCGGGAACGTCGGTGAAGACGCAGTGGAAGAACCAGAAGTTCGCGCCAATCGCCTGGGATGGACACGATACGGCCCATCCCAACGAGCGCACTACCGATGGCGACGGCAACGCCGAGTTCCCTGCACCGCCGCGGGGCTTTGCCATCTATGCTCCGGTCTAA
- a CDS encoding MauE/DoxX family redox-associated membrane protein, translated as MMATVFENDDQRLAYALLRIVVGLNLLMHGVSRMLAGPGTFAAHMVGQFAHAPLPVWSVWSFGMVLPAIEALLGLLLLIGLRTRAALVAASLLIMVLTFGSGLLQEWSTVGSQLIYALVYSVLLFLLRYNGWSVDAWMLRSNKQASSPTV; from the coding sequence ATGATGGCAACCGTGTTCGAGAATGACGATCAGCGATTGGCGTATGCCTTGCTGCGAATTGTAGTGGGGCTGAACCTGCTGATGCATGGAGTAAGCCGCATGTTAGCGGGCCCTGGAACGTTTGCAGCTCACATGGTGGGACAATTCGCGCACGCTCCACTGCCGGTGTGGAGCGTGTGGTCATTCGGCATGGTGTTGCCTGCGATTGAGGCGTTGCTAGGGCTGCTGCTGCTGATCGGGCTGCGAACACGCGCGGCGCTGGTGGCAGCCAGCCTGCTCATCATGGTGCTTACCTTTGGGTCGGGACTGTTGCAGGAATGGTCAACCGTAGGGTCCCAACTCATCTATGCGCTGGTCTATTCGGTGCTGCTGTTTTTGCTGCGGTATAACGGGTGGTCGGTGGATGCCTGGATGCTTCGCAGCAACAAACAGGCATCCTCGCCAACGGTTTAG
- a CDS encoding tyrosine-protein phosphatase encodes MIDIHHHLLWGLDDGATSVEASLAMARMATADGITHIVCSPHANAEYDYDPEGVAAQIAELQQLLDNEKIALKLGRGCDFHLSFDNIEQAQAEPARYSINGLGYLLVELPDYGLPTGLSEVFYQMQIAGMTPILTHPERNRTLQADQSRLLEWLRGGLLVQVTAGSVVGRMGKRAQKMAHELLANHWVHFLATDAHNTSSRPPLMREAFEVVAKKYGPDYAHLLCNSNPLAAFMGKSMPPQLEPLNLYAEFKDKNWWQRLTERFG; translated from the coding sequence ATGATCGATATTCACCATCACCTTCTGTGGGGCCTTGACGATGGGGCAACTAGCGTCGAAGCTTCGCTGGCCATGGCCAGGATGGCGACTGCGGACGGCATCACCCACATTGTCTGTTCCCCTCATGCGAATGCGGAATATGACTATGATCCAGAAGGGGTTGCCGCCCAGATCGCAGAGCTGCAACAACTACTGGACAATGAAAAGATCGCACTGAAGCTGGGACGTGGATGCGACTTCCACCTGTCGTTCGACAATATCGAGCAAGCTCAGGCTGAACCTGCGCGGTACAGCATCAACGGGCTGGGCTATCTGCTGGTCGAACTTCCCGATTATGGCTTGCCGACCGGGCTGTCCGAGGTCTTCTACCAGATGCAAATTGCCGGCATGACGCCGATCCTGACGCACCCGGAGCGCAATCGGACGCTGCAGGCGGACCAGTCGCGGCTTTTGGAGTGGCTGCGCGGCGGCCTGCTGGTTCAGGTGACGGCAGGCTCTGTGGTGGGCCGCATGGGCAAGCGCGCCCAGAAGATGGCTCACGAGCTGCTGGCAAACCATTGGGTCCACTTCCTCGCCACCGACGCGCACAACACAAGCTCGCGGCCTCCGCTGATGCGCGAGGCATTTGAGGTGGTGGCGAAGAAGTATGGGCCGGATTATGCCCATCTGCTGTGCAACTCGAACCCCCTGGCTGCGTTTATGGGCAAGTCGATGCCGCCCCAGCTCGAACCGCTCAACCTGTATGCGGAGTTCAAAGATAAGAACTGGTGGCAACGGCTGACCGAGCGATTTGGCTGA
- the groES gene encoding co-chaperone GroES: MSKSSFTPLHDRILVRRIEEGESIRGGIIIPDSAKEKPQQGEVISVGKGKSNDEGKVFPLDVNAGDSILFGKYSGTEIKLDGEEFLIMREEEVLGILKK, from the coding sequence ATGTCGAAGTCATCATTTACACCGTTGCACGACCGTATCCTGGTCCGCCGCATTGAAGAGGGCGAAAGCATCCGTGGCGGCATCATCATTCCGGACTCCGCAAAAGAGAAGCCACAGCAGGGCGAAGTCATCTCCGTCGGCAAGGGCAAGTCGAACGACGAGGGCAAGGTATTCCCGCTCGATGTGAATGCTGGCGACAGCATTCTGTTCGGCAAGTACTCGGGCACGGAGATCAAGCTGGACGGCGAAGAGTTTCTGATCATGCGCGAAGAAGAAGTCCTCGGCATCCTCAAAAAGTAG
- the purQ gene encoding phosphoribosylformylglycinamidine synthase subunit PurQ yields the protein MKFGVLVFPGSNCDHDTHHVVDAIAQQPVTYLWHASEDLQGCDAILVPGGFAYGDYLRTGAIARFAPVMQAVSRFARNGGLVMGICNGFQILCEAGLLPGALMRNASQNYICKQTWLRTETADSPFTHGLSKGQVLQMPIGHMEGNYFCDAETLAELKQQDRIAFRYATAEGEITAAANPNGSLENIAGVLSEGRNVLGMMPHPDRSSETLLGSADGLLLFQSMAQSLAAAQ from the coding sequence ATGAAGTTCGGCGTTCTGGTCTTTCCCGGCTCCAACTGCGATCACGACACGCATCATGTGGTCGATGCCATTGCTCAACAACCGGTCACCTATCTCTGGCACGCCTCTGAAGACCTTCAGGGCTGCGATGCCATTCTTGTTCCCGGCGGTTTTGCCTATGGCGACTATCTGCGAACCGGTGCGATTGCCCGCTTTGCGCCGGTGATGCAGGCGGTCAGCCGCTTTGCGCGCAACGGAGGGCTGGTGATGGGCATCTGCAACGGCTTCCAGATCCTGTGCGAGGCCGGTCTGCTGCCCGGAGCGCTGATGCGCAATGCCAGCCAAAACTACATCTGCAAACAGACCTGGCTGCGCACCGAGACCGCAGATTCTCCCTTTACTCATGGACTCTCCAAGGGCCAGGTGCTACAGATGCCCATCGGCCACATGGAAGGCAACTACTTCTGCGACGCGGAGACGCTGGCGGAGTTGAAGCAGCAGGACCGCATTGCCTTCCGCTATGCCACGGCAGAAGGTGAGATCACCGCTGCGGCCAATCCTAATGGGTCACTCGAGAACATCGCCGGTGTTCTGAGCGAGGGGCGCAACGTCCTCGGCATGATGCCGCATCCTGACCGCTCCAGCGAGACGCTGCTGGGATCGGCAGACGGTTTGCTGCTCTTCCAGTCGATGGCTCAGTCGCTGGCCGCAGCACAGTAG
- a CDS encoding TIGR00266 family protein, which produces MQNRILGTTMPVLEFSLGPNDAIISEAGELSWMSASVQMTTHTQHAGGGGIFGAIRRVAGGGSLFMTEYRAIGATGEIAFATRVPGHILPVEVAAGHEYMVHRHGFLCATPEIELGVGFQQSLGAGVFGGDGFLLQKVSGQGTAWLELSGEVVLKELAAGETLRVHPGHVGAFQSSVGFQIQRVPGIKNMIFGGDGIFLAALTGPGKVWLQTLPISKLAHQLMEYMPAQRNEQAAEGGVVGGIVGSILGGLGNR; this is translated from the coding sequence ATGCAGAATCGCATCCTCGGCACCACCATGCCCGTCCTTGAATTTTCCCTCGGTCCCAACGATGCCATCATCTCCGAGGCCGGAGAGCTCTCGTGGATGTCCGCCTCCGTCCAGATGACGACCCACACCCAGCACGCCGGCGGTGGCGGAATATTCGGAGCTATCCGTCGCGTCGCCGGCGGCGGCTCGCTCTTCATGACCGAATACCGCGCCATTGGAGCCACCGGCGAGATCGCCTTCGCCACCCGCGTCCCTGGTCACATCCTCCCCGTCGAGGTCGCCGCCGGGCACGAGTACATGGTCCACCGCCACGGCTTCCTCTGCGCCACGCCCGAGATCGAACTCGGCGTCGGCTTCCAGCAATCGCTCGGCGCAGGCGTCTTCGGCGGCGATGGCTTCCTGCTGCAAAAGGTAAGCGGGCAGGGAACGGCATGGCTCGAACTCTCAGGCGAAGTTGTCCTCAAGGAGCTCGCTGCTGGAGAAACTCTGCGCGTCCATCCCGGTCACGTCGGGGCGTTTCAGTCGTCAGTCGGCTTCCAGATCCAGCGCGTTCCCGGAATCAAGAACATGATCTTCGGTGGCGATGGCATCTTTCTCGCTGCGCTCACCGGTCCCGGCAAAGTCTGGCTGCAAACGCTGCCTATCTCCAAACTCGCTCATCAACTGATGGAATACATGCCTGCGCAGCGCAACGAGCAGGCGGCGGAAGGTGGAGTCGTCGGCGGCATTGTCGGCTCCATTCTCGGTGGATTGGGCAACCGCTAA
- a CDS encoding Gfo/Idh/MocA family protein, protein MRLSRREFSKLGAMGLAAQVLPSVNAEAQGGERQIGYCVIGLGRIADHFIGGVQGSSTSKITGLVSGHRDKAEKFADRLGIPKSSIYSYEDMDRMRDNKSIDAVYVALPNSMHAEYTIRSAKAGKHVICEKPMCTSVSDAQDMIAACKAANVKLMIAYRLHYEPTNLRAIALIRQGALGKVQVIESANGFYENLGEWRLNKALSGGGPMMDVGIYSLNATRYLTGEEPESFTASISTIDHDGRFDTVEENTTWTTKFPSGILASCCTTYGASMRSYYRVYGSKGWLEVGSFGYDGLRLQANYRSGEKGSPATVLDEPNTEPDPKQFTRQSDHFTECILQNKTPKTPGEEGLRDMQCIQQIYKAAGVVAL, encoded by the coding sequence ATGAGGCTTTCACGGCGGGAGTTTTCAAAGCTGGGTGCGATGGGATTGGCAGCGCAGGTTTTGCCTTCAGTAAACGCGGAGGCGCAGGGTGGCGAGCGGCAGATTGGGTATTGCGTCATTGGTTTGGGACGAATCGCGGACCACTTCATCGGCGGTGTGCAGGGTTCTTCGACCTCGAAGATTACCGGGCTGGTGAGCGGGCACCGGGACAAGGCAGAGAAGTTTGCGGATCGGCTGGGCATTCCCAAAAGCTCGATCTACAGCTACGAAGATATGGACCGGATGCGGGACAACAAGAGCATCGATGCGGTGTATGTCGCGCTGCCGAACAGTATGCACGCCGAGTACACGATTCGGTCGGCGAAGGCGGGCAAGCATGTCATCTGCGAGAAGCCGATGTGCACCAGCGTCAGCGATGCGCAGGACATGATTGCGGCCTGCAAGGCGGCGAATGTGAAGTTGATGATCGCCTACCGGTTGCACTATGAGCCAACCAATCTGCGCGCGATTGCGCTGATTCGGCAGGGAGCATTGGGCAAGGTACAGGTGATTGAGAGCGCCAACGGCTTCTACGAGAATCTCGGCGAGTGGAGGTTGAACAAAGCGCTGAGTGGCGGCGGACCGATGATGGATGTCGGCATCTATTCTCTGAACGCAACACGCTATTTGACCGGCGAGGAGCCGGAGAGCTTTACCGCGTCCATCTCGACCATCGACCATGATGGGCGTTTCGATACGGTGGAAGAGAATACGACCTGGACGACGAAGTTTCCTTCGGGAATCCTGGCGAGCTGCTGCACAACCTATGGCGCCAGCATGAGGAGCTACTATCGCGTGTATGGATCGAAGGGCTGGCTGGAGGTGGGGTCGTTCGGCTACGACGGATTGCGGTTGCAAGCGAATTATCGCAGCGGGGAGAAAGGTTCTCCCGCGACAGTGCTGGACGAGCCGAACACAGAGCCCGATCCGAAGCAGTTCACGCGCCAGTCGGACCACTTTACCGAGTGCATTCTGCAAAACAAAACGCCGAAGACTCCGGGCGAAGAAGGGCTGCGGGACATGCAGTGCATACAGCAGATCTATAAAGCGGCGGGGGTTGTGGCGCTGTAA